The Vitis vinifera cultivar Pinot Noir 40024 chromosome 7, ASM3070453v1 genomic interval attatttaaatttcttgaTGTAATTATTTGTATGTTTCTTTCGGCACCCATTACCCCAACAAACTTGTATCAAAATTGgggaaaaaagatgaaaaatgggATGTATTTGTTTTAAGTCCCTAAACTCTATAACGACAATTATGATAATCGGAGTATCGAGATGAAAGCTGTTTAGTTCATAAAATGCATTATAGTTTACAGAGAAAGATTATAAAAAGTTAGCAAAATAAAATCACTTGATTCAAAATCGAAaggattttttaaaagatgtgaggaagaaagaCCAAAAAACTCATATCATGGTCTATcaagaaataataaaactacCTTTGAAAAGATTTCAAGTGCAACTACCTTCCaaaattctctaatttttacaataatatttatcttcCTCTTGGTAAACGTTTTCAatatttgcatttttctttcaacTCTATCACTCTCAATTCTCTACCTAGGAATTAGCCAAGAGCATTTTCCAGTGATTTTGGATAAATATTACTGCAGAAGTATTATTAGTGTCATTCTTATTAAAGAGCAAAACCTCAACTCTCATTGTACATCATGTGGTACAAAAAAAGCCAAGCATTATGACCTCTTATTATTCTCCGATACCAATGCAACaaccaaaccaaacaaacatgATGCATTAAGCAGAAGCCCTATACTCTGACCTAGAACTTCCCGGAGGTGCTATAGTGCTCTCCTGCCTGTTATGCTTCAGTTGCCTAGCCTGGTTATTGGACACCTGGTAGGCGCTGGATATGACTTGCAATGGCATGGCCCGCAGAAGAGAAAGATTGCCTGCTAGAGTGTTAATCATGGCATTTTCATGAGTCTTGATTGCCACATACTCAAAGCCTGAATCCCTTGCTTTTATCAACGCGGCGAAGTTCTGTGGAATAATCAACACCTGACCTTGCTGGACTTCCTCATTGAACACGTTCTGGCCCTGCTGTTGGACTACCTGAATCCTGGCACGGCCTCTTATAGCGTAGAGTATACTGTGGGCATTCACGTTGTAGTATGGTAGCACCATTGCGCCCTACACATTTAGGCACCGATATTTAAGATGAATCCTTTCTAATTTTCTAATTCGTCACCCGATATAATTTTGTCCCTTATTTAGAAAAGCATACCTGATGAAGACGTCCCTGATGAGCACTTAATCTAACAACCTTTCTGAGAATTGGAAGATCATAGCCGGTGACGCTGCTCCTGTGTCCACCTCTAGGTGTGTAGACATCTGCTCTCCATGGATCACCGATGTTTTGTTTGAGCCTCAAGCTGCATATGGTCTCTTCATAGCCATTTCCGCGTGCATGGAAGTGATCTTGCTGTTGCTCTCCTCGCTCCTGTTGTCCCCTTGGTGGCAACACTGCCTGTAGGCCTCCCTCCACTCTCACTATGTTGCCCCTCCTGTCATTTTGGCCCTGAAGCTTCCTTATGAGCTGGACATCCACGTTAAATGCCTCAGCCAACTGCTGTGCATCGAAACCACTGAAGATGTTGTCCCCGGAACTCTCTTGCCCTCTACCCTCACTGCCGCCCCCTTCTTGCTGTTGCTGCTGGCCCTCACTTCCttgttgttgttgctgctgTTGCTGGAATTCATTTTGTGGGTTGCCTGCAAGATAGAACCTCTACAATACACATAATTAGTTCCATCAGTGAGTATTCTGATCATTCACATGTGTTTTGATATTACTTTGTGTTAGTATTACTCTAGGTACATACTCTAGGCTGGAAATCAAGCTGGTTGGCGTCATTGCTGGTGTCGAGGACAGAAACTACAATAAGCTGTCTGTCACCGTTGTTGTAGATAAAATGCCCAGTTCCGACGGGCACTGCAAAAACATCACCCTCTTCGACCTCTCGGATCTTCTGATGTTGGTCTCCACGGAATTGCTGGCCTTGTTGTCCTTGCTGGCCTTGTTGTCCCTGCTGTCCTTGCTGGCCTTGTTCTCCTTGTTGTCCTTGTTGTCCTTGTTCTTGTTGTTCTTGACCTTGCTGAGATTCTTGGAATGACTGGAAAGTTTCGGGACAACCAGTGATCATGATTCCCTGTAAACCTCTACCTGTATGATAACACCCCCATTCCAAATAAATGATTCCACATCAAAACAAAGTAGCACCCTAGATAAGTTCTCCGAAATAACTTAACAATTACTATGTTGCTAGTTAAGGGCTTTACCTTGGACGAAGTACATGAGTTGAGGCGCGTTGACGTAGGAAGGCAAAAGCAAGCCTCTGGGTTCAATAGTATAGCGAACAACAGCCACACCCGCGCACTGGAATTGCTCATTGTTATGATCAAAGACCTCGGTTACACCGGCTTCTGACTGGATGCGGTTGGACGGTCTCTGAGCATTGAGTCTGGAGATCCTACACTCCTTTTGCTGCCTAGACGTTTGCTGCCGGCCCATGCAGCACTGAAAGAGAACAAGAAAGCAAAGCAAAAGGCAGAGCCTCTTAGCCATTGTAACACTAATACTACTGATATGTAAGACTAGCGAAGCTGTTGTGGAGAAGCGGCGACTGGGAATGGTGGGTATAAATAGTAGAGGAAGTGTGCTTAGAGCTTGACACGCAGGTGATAGTTGGAGAAGCAGGCTTCAAACACTCTTCAATTTGCATGGCTACTATACCCTGTTTACTTACACGTAATCCATTCAAATAGAGCATGCAGGTAGGCCTTTTGCTTTTACAGAAGGATACAAGTAGAGGATTTGTTTGTACACGAGACCCTTTTGGGGGGTTTTCAGGGTGGGCCACCAACCCAAACAGACACAATTAATGATGGGGAGGGGTTGGAAGCAAGATGACAAGAAAGATATTGTGGGTGTAGATTCAGCCCACAGTTTTGTGGAGCCTGTGGGCGGCTTTGTTTGTTAAAAATCTCCGCCCCAGATCAGTAGTACCATGACCATCTActtgttaattttttcaaaaaattctttAGATAACAAATTACTTTAATATGATAAGCATCTATGCATGGTGATTTAAGAAAGACCTCCATAAAATTCAGTTAGGAAGCATAGATAGAACCTTTACCATGATTCATCGGCCTCTTAAAAGGACTTATATTAGGAGCAATTAAGCTACTTTTTAACAATgcaaaaaactttttattgaatttctaGTGTAAATATCCGTAGTTCTATGAAAAGAATTGAAGGGTTGCATGAATGTAATGTACATGTGGGGAAATTATTGGAAGGGTAAAGTATTAGAAGTAAGTAGTTATTAGAGATGTTGAACAAGAGGATTGAAGAATTAAAACCAGGAGAAGGAAAATCCTGAGTAACGACAATATGAAAATTCTCTTACAGATAGTCATATTAACCCTCTTTCTCTGCCGTATGCAAGAGATTTCTCATATTAATTGCAAGTTTTTCATgacaatatgaaaaattttatccaTATATAGAGTAGTCAACTTGAAATTTTCATCTACGTATAGAGTCTTCAAGTTCTCTTACAAATTTTCAGTTATGCCTATGAACAACGCTGATTTGTTGCTCATATGATGTATGTCTTATTCTTCCTTGTAACGTCTAGTCATtaatcttgctttatttctttatacttttttttttaagttttcattGTCTTATCGACatatattattctatttactttttttctttcttcctttttttcttttgaaagaaATCTATGTTCTCATGTGTTATTTATCCTTGTTAGGAATGATAATGaggtgtgttttttttttctcttttgaataCTAATCCTGTCCGATCCCTATTAATgagacaaatttaaaattaaaataaatagattaagagtgaatttgagattttctttcaaacttgaAATGGGCTCGAACATTACTTTCCCCCtcctattatatataaaattaattttttaaaaataaattaatttaattttttattttcccattttagtacacataaaacaaaaaataataattttcaattaaataagttataaaaaattatagtattttaattatttataaaatatgtttttttaatgcattattattatttttttatgtaaaaaaaagttttcaattgttttttttttttaaataaataaatggaatgtGATAAAACGAGTATGAGAAATTTACATACTCAACCCATCATaccttatttaatttttttagatgatgagaattattttgaataaatgagatTAGGTAAGGATGGTGCAACCCTTCTTGAATGTCCTATTATAATTCATAATCCTTGTTACTTTTATTTGCTCATCCAcaacattttttcattttttaaatcttgaatTGCTTCTTCAAAACCTATTGATTCGtaattta includes:
- the LOC100246409 gene encoding prunin 1 Pru du 6.0101, which translates into the protein MAKRLCLLLCFLVLFQCCMGRQQTSRQQKECRISRLNAQRPSNRIQSEAGVTEVFDHNNEQFQCAGVAVVRYTIEPRGLLLPSYVNAPQLMYFVQGRGLQGIMITGCPETFQSFQESQQGQEQQEQGQQGQQGEQGQQGQQGQQGQQGQQGQQFRGDQHQKIREVEEGDVFAVPVGTGHFIYNNGDRQLIVVSVLDTSNDANQLDFQPRRFYLAGNPQNEFQQQQQQQQGSEGQQQQQEGGGSEGRGQESSGDNIFSGFDAQQLAEAFNVDVQLIRKLQGQNDRRGNIVRVEGGLQAVLPPRGQQERGEQQQDHFHARGNGYEETICSLRLKQNIGDPWRADVYTPRGGHRSSVTGYDLPILRKVVRLSAHQGRLHQGAMVLPYYNVNAHSILYAIRGRARIQVVQQQGQNVFNEEVQQGQVLIIPQNFAALIKARDSGFEYVAIKTHENAMINTLAGNLSLLRAMPLQVISSAYQVSNNQARQLKHNRQESTIAPPGSSRSEYRASA